CGACGACATCGAGTGCATCGTCAGCGGCTACGAGATTCCCGACGCCGATGGACACTTGATGCAGGGTGGCGAGCGGTTTCTCAATGCCGTCCGCGGGTACGACGACTCGTTGCCGTTCATCTTGTTCACCGAAGTCGGCAACGACGCGATCGCCCGGAAGACGATCGCCGAGGGCGTCACCGACTACATCTGGCACTACGACACTGGTGCGGCCCACCAACAGCTCGTCGACCGCGTTCGGACGGCGATCGAGACTCGCCGAACCGAACGCCGGGCCGAGCACCTCCACCGCCTCAACGAGACGATGCGGCTCGTTCATCAGGGGGTCATCCGCTCCTCCGAATCCGGAGCGATCGACCGTGCGGTCGTCGATCGGATCGTCCGCCACGATCTCTATCGGCACGCTGCCGTCGGCGACGTCGACGACGGGACGTTTCGAGCGCGTGCGACCGCGACGGCCGAGGGTGTGACTGGCAGGTGCCCCTGGGCTGACCTGGCCGTCGAGGGGCCGATCGAATCCGTCCAGCGTTCCCCGATCGATGGGCACAGACTCGTGCTCGTTCCCATCGTCCACGACGAGGTCCACAGGGGTGTGCTCGCGCTCGCGACTGCGCGATCGGACGCGTTCGGCGAAACCGAACGCGCCGTCCTCAGAGACCTCGGCGAGACGGTCGCCCACGCCTACGAGACCGTCGAGACGAGGCGACGACTGGAGGCTCACGAACGCGAACTGCGCGAGAAAAACGACCGCCTCGATAGGTTCGCGAGCGTTCTCAGTCACGACCTGCGCAACCCACTTCAGGTCGCCAGCGGCCACCTCG
The Halapricum salinum genome window above contains:
- a CDS encoding hybrid sensor histidine kinase/response regulator, with the translated sequence MTTAAATVLVVDDTAAAAETASRLEDGLDSVRTVTAATIPEAMAVVETDDIECIVSGYEIPDADGHLMQGGERFLNAVRGYDDSLPFILFTEVGNDAIARKTIAEGVTDYIWHYDTGAAHQQLVDRVRTAIETRRTERRAEHLHRLNETMRLVHQGVIRSSESGAIDRAVVDRIVRHDLYRHAAVGDVDDGTFRARATATAEGVTGRCPWADLAVEGPIESVQRSPIDGHRLVLVPIVHDEVHRGVLALATARSDAFGETERAVLRDLGETVAHAYETVETRRRLEAHERELREKNDRLDRFASVLSHDLRNPLQVASGHLDLLAEDVESDRVERIEGALSRMSALIDDVLTLARGDEQGLTVETVALGDIARSAWEEIATDHSSLDVDSAVEAIEADRSQLRRLLANLFRNAIEHSPAGPEDHVAVRLDWIDDGDRRGFAIEDDGVGIPTEDREVLFELGRTTDESHTGLGLAIVTEIVDAHGWEVTATESNSGGARFEITGVESA